A single genomic interval of Shewanella psychropiezotolerans harbors:
- a CDS encoding COX15/CtaA family protein, with amino-acid sequence MGIQNLLRITLVFTLCVILMGAYTRLSDAGLGCPDWPGCYGMMKVPSQHSELMQAQDAFPGQKIEPKKAWLEMIHRYIAGALGLLVLVIFILCLKKLDAPKKLPTLIAILILFQAALGMWTVTMKLMPVVVMSHLIGGFTLISLLLLLYLRTKPLRIPGGDFVARKLAPLALAGMGVLILQIILGGWTSSNYAALACTSLPICEGDWYKNLQLTQAFNPFQGEHETYEFGVLDYSSRMTIHVAHRFGAILTTGILLWLAYQLFTRSQSALLKRASLVLTGLVILQVGLGISNVVLHLPLGIAVSHNAGAAMLLLTLVFINYALWRKA; translated from the coding sequence ATGGGGATCCAAAATCTACTCAGAATCACCCTTGTCTTCACTCTTTGCGTCATTTTAATGGGAGCATATACCCGATTATCCGATGCAGGCTTGGGCTGTCCCGATTGGCCTGGTTGTTATGGCATGATGAAAGTCCCCAGCCAACACAGTGAGCTTATGCAGGCACAAGATGCCTTCCCTGGTCAGAAAATTGAGCCAAAGAAAGCCTGGCTAGAGATGATCCACAGATATATAGCCGGAGCTCTGGGATTACTCGTATTGGTAATCTTCATCCTCTGTTTAAAAAAACTAGATGCCCCTAAGAAGCTACCTACATTGATTGCCATCTTGATCCTGTTTCAAGCCGCGTTGGGAATGTGGACCGTTACCATGAAACTCATGCCCGTTGTGGTCATGTCTCACCTCATTGGCGGCTTCACCTTAATCTCTCTGCTACTCCTGCTCTATCTCAGGACTAAGCCACTGAGGATCCCTGGAGGGGATTTTGTCGCTAGAAAACTCGCTCCATTAGCCTTGGCTGGCATGGGAGTCTTAATCTTACAGATCATACTCGGTGGCTGGACCTCATCAAACTATGCAGCCCTAGCCTGCACTTCACTGCCTATCTGCGAAGGGGACTGGTATAAGAATTTACAGCTCACTCAGGCTTTTAATCCGTTTCAAGGCGAGCACGAAACCTACGAGTTTGGCGTACTCGACTACTCTTCACGTATGACCATACATGTCGCCCATAGATTTGGCGCAATATTAACCACAGGAATTTTGCTCTGGCTTGCCTATCAACTTTTTACTCGCTCCCAATCGGCACTGTTGAAGCGAGCATCACTGGTCTTGACCGGTTTAGTCATACTGCAAGTAGGCCTCGGGATCAGCAATGTTGTGTTGCACCTGCCCTTGGGCATAGCCGTTTCTCATAATGCCGGAGCGGCCATGTTGCTACTGACATTAGTCTTTATCAACTACGCCCTATGGCGAAAAGCTTGA
- a CDS encoding SURF1 family protein, whose product MASPASSQIFLLDNQVFRGRVGYLALQPMQITPDGPWMLVELGFIAAGLDRRILPGVDVIEEEVSLNGRLYQKQANPMSSALMPESGWPKRIQNLNLAEISELLGQPLAPAVLQPDHLDGINLPHPWTPIPLSSQKHRGYALQWFSMALAFALLILYFIYSRRVKTPKKQQDESRKNNNPDRTNIDEMTVANVNKTK is encoded by the coding sequence TTGGCATCTCCTGCATCGAGTCAAATATTCCTATTGGATAACCAGGTCTTTAGAGGAAGGGTTGGCTATTTAGCACTACAGCCCATGCAAATAACCCCCGATGGACCTTGGATGCTAGTAGAACTCGGCTTCATTGCTGCTGGTTTAGATAGACGAATACTGCCCGGTGTTGATGTCATCGAGGAAGAGGTCAGCTTGAATGGTCGCTTGTATCAGAAACAAGCGAACCCTATGAGCTCGGCATTAATGCCTGAATCAGGCTGGCCCAAGCGTATCCAAAACCTTAACCTTGCTGAGATTAGCGAACTACTAGGTCAACCTTTAGCTCCTGCCGTGTTGCAGCCGGATCATCTCGATGGAATTAACTTACCCCATCCCTGGACACCGATACCGCTTTCTTCACAGAAACATAGAGGCTATGCCTTACAGTGGTTTTCCATGGCACTGGCTTTTGCCCTGCTTATTTTATATTTCATCTATAGCAGAAGAGTTAAAACTCCAAAAAAACAACAAGATGAATCTAGAAAGAATAATAATCCTGATCGGACCAATATCGATGAAATGACAGTTGCCAATGTAAACAAGACCAAGTAG
- a CDS encoding SURF1 family cytochrome oxidase biogenesis protein, with the protein MTSLSRHSSQYLWATRTAVAMCSITMFLILVKLGFWQLDRAEMKERWQAELTHRQLSAPLTYAQLVSFPPQSKSQVTVSRSWHLLHRVKYSYWITRSLEEGLAI; encoded by the coding sequence ATGACTAGCCTCTCTCGACACAGCAGTCAGTATTTATGGGCGACTAGAACAGCAGTGGCTATGTGCTCGATAACTATGTTTCTCATCTTAGTGAAACTAGGGTTTTGGCAACTCGATCGCGCCGAGATGAAGGAGCGCTGGCAAGCTGAATTGACCCATCGCCAATTATCTGCGCCACTGACATATGCACAGTTGGTTTCATTCCCCCCGCAGAGCAAGTCACAGGTTACCGTCTCTCGGTCTTGGCATCTCCTGCATCGAGTCAAATATTCCTATTGGATAACCAGGTCTTTAGAGGAAGGGTTGGCTATTTAG
- a CDS encoding DUF2909 domain-containing protein gives MNLLIIFKIVLVLLLLFIMFNLARALFILVKGESETPVSHFLGRRVIFSVLVVLFILVALGTGVITQNPRPY, from the coding sequence ATGAATCTATTAATTATCTTTAAAATCGTCTTAGTACTACTACTGCTATTCATTATGTTTAATCTGGCCCGAGCCCTGTTTATCTTGGTTAAAGGTGAGAGTGAGACGCCTGTGAGTCATTTCCTGGGGCGTAGGGTTATCTTCTCTGTGCTGGTGGTCTTATTTATCCTAGTGGCACTAGGCACAGGTGTTATCACCCAGAACCCAAGACCTTATTAA
- a CDS encoding cytochrome c oxidase subunit 3 has protein sequence MTTKHEPYYVPAQSAWPIIGAVGLFLIAFGAGSYVQQLKSDGGSGGIILLTGIAVIIFMIFGWFRTVIAESMSGLYSKQMDRSFRQGMSWFIFSEVMFFGAFFGALLYARMIAVPWLGGDSNNAMTNEVLWPGFEAVWPLLTTPDGTKTEAMPWTGLPLYNTIILLTSSVTLHMAHVSLEKGKRSAITVWLGITILLGMSFLTLQVEEYIHAYQEMGLTLASGVYGNTFFLLTGFHGMHVTLGTVFLIVLFLRVLKGHFTPDKHFAFQAGSWYWHFVDVVWLCLFIFVYVL, from the coding sequence ATGACAACTAAGCACGAACCCTATTACGTTCCCGCACAGAGTGCATGGCCCATCATAGGGGCAGTAGGATTATTCCTCATCGCATTTGGCGCCGGAAGTTATGTACAACAACTCAAATCCGATGGCGGCAGTGGCGGAATAATCTTACTCACTGGCATAGCCGTTATTATATTTATGATCTTTGGCTGGTTTAGAACCGTTATCGCCGAATCGATGAGCGGCCTATATTCCAAGCAGATGGACAGATCTTTTCGCCAAGGAATGAGCTGGTTTATCTTCTCCGAGGTGATGTTCTTCGGTGCATTTTTTGGTGCCTTACTTTACGCCAGAATGATTGCTGTGCCTTGGTTGGGTGGCGATTCCAATAACGCCATGACCAATGAGGTGCTCTGGCCTGGATTTGAAGCCGTTTGGCCATTATTAACCACACCCGATGGCACAAAAACTGAGGCAATGCCTTGGACTGGCTTGCCGCTGTATAACACCATCATCCTACTCACATCATCTGTGACTCTGCATATGGCTCACGTGAGTCTGGAGAAAGGTAAACGCTCGGCAATCACAGTCTGGCTGGGTATCACCATCTTGCTGGGCATGAGTTTCCTGACGTTACAAGTCGAAGAGTATATTCACGCCTATCAGGAGATGGGCTTAACCTTGGCCTCTGGCGTTTACGGTAATACCTTCTTCCTCTTGACCGGTTTCCACGGCATGCACGTCACCCTAGGAACGGTATTCCTTATAGTGTTGTTTTTGCGAGTCTTGAAGGGTCACTTTACCCCGGATAAGCATTTCGCCTTCCAGGCGGGCAGCTGGTATTGGCACTTTGTTGACGTAGTTTGGTTGTGTCTGTTTATCTTCGTCTACGTCCTCTAA
- a CDS encoding cytochrome c oxidase assembly protein, with protein MSNNQGKSNRRLIGMLIAGAVGMFGFGFALVPLYDVLCEQLGINGKTQNSASTYKPITIDESRTITIEFMAQIQSDMPWEFKPEVKRMQVHPGELIRTNFNAKNLSLKDTIGQAIPSVSPGQGAAYFNKTECFCFNQQRLTAKESAELPLIFFVDPDLPDSITTLTLSYTLYNITDRGYVGSVEQGAAR; from the coding sequence ATGAGCAATAACCAGGGCAAGTCTAATCGAAGACTCATCGGCATGCTGATTGCTGGTGCCGTGGGCATGTTCGGCTTCGGCTTCGCCTTGGTGCCCTTATACGATGTGCTTTGCGAACAATTGGGCATCAATGGCAAAACCCAGAACAGTGCCAGCACTTACAAGCCGATCACAATCGATGAGAGTCGCACCATTACCATAGAATTTATGGCGCAGATCCAGAGTGATATGCCTTGGGAATTTAAGCCCGAGGTCAAACGTATGCAGGTGCATCCCGGAGAGCTGATTCGCACTAACTTCAATGCGAAAAATCTGTCTCTAAAGGATACCATTGGCCAGGCCATCCCCTCGGTCTCACCTGGGCAGGGAGCCGCTTACTTCAATAAAACCGAGTGTTTCTGCTTCAACCAGCAGAGACTAACGGCCAAAGAAAGCGCCGAACTGCCACTTATTTTCTTCGTGGATCCGGATCTTCCCGATTCCATAACCACATTAACTCTCTCTTATACCCTCTACAACATCACCGACCGTGGTTATGTCGGCTCAGTTGAGCAAGGAGCAGCAAGATGA
- the ctaD gene encoding cytochrome c oxidase subunit I: protein MVQVEEASDHHDEHQELYPSGIKRWLFTTNHKDIGTLYLWFSFIMFLTGGAMAMVIRAELFQPGLQLIEPNFFNQMTTVHGLIMVFGAVMPAFTGLANWLIPMMIGAPDMALPRMNNWSFWILPFAFAILLSSLFMEGGGPNFGWTFYAPLSTTYSPDSTALFVFSIHIMGISSIMGAINVVVTIVNMRAPGMTWMKLPLFVWTWLITAFLLIAVMPVLAGTVTMVLTDKYFGTSFFDAAGGGDPVMFQHIFWFFGHPEVYIMILPSFGIISAIVPTFSRKRLFGYSSMVYATSSIAILSFLVWAHHMFTTGMPVFAELFFMYCTMLIAVPTGVKVFNWVATMWRGSLTFETPMLFAVAFIILFTIGGFSGLMLAITPADFQYHDTYFVVAHFHYVLVTGAIFSIMAAAYYWLPKWTGHMYDERLGKIHFWCSVISVNVLFFPMHFLGLAGMPRRIPDYAVQFADVNQIVSIGGFAFGLSQFIFLALVIKCIRGGEKAAAKPWEGAEGLEWTLPSPAPYHSFTTPPEIK from the coding sequence ATGGTCCAGGTTGAAGAAGCCAGCGACCACCATGATGAACATCAAGAACTGTACCCTTCGGGCATTAAACGTTGGCTGTTCACCACCAATCACAAAGACATAGGCACACTTTACCTCTGGTTCAGTTTTATCATGTTCCTCACCGGTGGCGCTATGGCTATGGTGATACGTGCAGAGCTATTTCAACCAGGGCTGCAGCTGATAGAGCCTAATTTCTTCAATCAGATGACCACAGTCCATGGACTTATCATGGTATTTGGTGCCGTCATGCCAGCCTTCACTGGCCTGGCAAACTGGTTGATACCTATGATGATAGGCGCGCCGGACATGGCGCTGCCAAGGATGAACAACTGGAGTTTTTGGATCTTACCCTTTGCCTTCGCCATCCTGCTGAGCTCTCTATTTATGGAAGGGGGCGGACCTAACTTTGGCTGGACCTTCTACGCACCACTGTCGACCACTTACAGTCCTGACAGCACGGCACTTTTTGTCTTCTCTATCCATATCATGGGAATCAGCTCCATCATGGGGGCGATTAATGTGGTCGTGACCATAGTGAATATGCGCGCCCCGGGTATGACCTGGATGAAGTTGCCACTTTTTGTCTGGACCTGGTTGATCACCGCCTTCCTCTTGATTGCCGTGATGCCAGTACTCGCTGGCACTGTGACCATGGTGCTAACGGACAAGTACTTCGGCACCAGCTTCTTCGATGCCGCAGGTGGTGGCGATCCTGTGATGTTCCAGCATATCTTCTGGTTCTTCGGCCATCCCGAAGTTTACATCATGATCTTACCCTCCTTCGGTATCATCTCGGCCATAGTGCCTACCTTCAGCCGTAAGAGGCTGTTTGGCTACTCCTCAATGGTTTACGCCACTTCGAGCATAGCAATACTCTCATTCCTTGTCTGGGCACACCACATGTTCACCACAGGTATGCCGGTATTCGCCGAGCTTTTCTTCATGTATTGCACCATGTTGATTGCGGTCCCCACCGGGGTGAAAGTGTTTAACTGGGTGGCGACCATGTGGCGAGGTTCTCTCACCTTCGAGACGCCCATGCTGTTCGCAGTCGCCTTCATCATACTCTTCACCATAGGGGGTTTCTCGGGCCTGATGCTGGCCATCACCCCGGCAGACTTCCAATACCATGATACTTATTTCGTGGTGGCACATTTCCACTATGTGCTGGTAACGGGTGCCATCTTCTCCATCATGGCCGCCGCTTATTACTGGCTGCCGAAGTGGACAGGTCACATGTATGACGAGAGGTTAGGCAAGATACATTTTTGGTGTTCAGTAATATCGGTCAATGTGCTCTTCTTCCCTATGCATTTCTTAGGCTTAGCGGGCATGCCAAGACGTATCCCCGATTATGCGGTGCAATTTGCCGATGTTAACCAGATAGTCTCCATAGGCGGCTTCGCCTTCGGACTGTCTCAGTTTATCTTCCTCGCGCTGGTCATCAAGTGTATACGCGGTGGCGAGAAGGCAGCGGCAAAACCTTGGGAAGGCGCTGAAGGCTTAGAGTGGACACTGCCTAGCCCGGCACCCTATCACTCATTCACTACACCACCCGAGATAAAGTAG